One region of Danio aesculapii chromosome 7, fDanAes4.1, whole genome shotgun sequence genomic DNA includes:
- the LOC130232806 gene encoding aurora kinase-like, whose product MGQQISCVNIATETECVYSFRPSTPLQSNKDTPHQVKHQLDESRAVTCEEDGVWRGVKEQKKSKKKSRFWRKLACFRFSCPRTGRGEKVEQVDSEKVKQYTEAEPSTYGNVECIFPSLDQTSVGDISCTVEDCNYQQAPNSSLEIPPSTVDLQIQEQCEKVEQDSEAEPSSDDQTSVANISCTIRDYDYQQAPNSLEVPPSTVDLQIQQEEEPSTDDQTSVETTCSEESYGPQNTPNYSLEIPSSGVDQQIQEVPVDLSEEETVCPLAEDPNQNVVLIIGNMCLTYNMGELLGEGGFGAVYTGVRANDGLPVAIKFARKAEGMEYIYVPGLPELVPLEIGLTLLANKGPSSPNIIELLDWQELPDHYVMVLQRPSPCQSLFKLLESCGNIFEEMFARHVMQQVIEAAETCCRRGVLHRDIKLENLLINTDTMDVTLIDFGCGNLFHETEYHSFSGTEMYCPPEFFETGKYYARPATVFSLGVLLYTMVCGYMPDHTDLEKIQHWLWYLPSLSSECSHLINACLHPDPRERIPLEQILLHDWFTVPKIHKTYLIISRGAESTLSWPCRK is encoded by the exons ATGGGTCAGCAAATTTCTTGTGTGAATATAGCGACAGAGACGGAATGTGTGTACAGTTTCCGTCCAAGTACACCACTTCAGTCCAACAAAGACACGCCTCATCAGGTAAAACATCAGCTTGATGAGAGCCGTGCTGTTACTTGTGAGGAAGATGGAGTATGGAGGGGGGTGAAGGAGCAAAAGAAGTCGAAGAAGAAATCGAGGTTTTGGAGGAAGCTGGCCTGTTTCCGCTTTTCATGCCCAAGAACTGGAAGGGGTGAAAAAGTGGAGCAGGTGGATAGTGAGAAGGTGAAGCAGTACACTGAAGCAGAACCTTCTACTTATG GAAATGTTGAATGTATATTCCCCTCTTTAGATCAAACCTCTGTAGGGGACATCTCATGCACTGTTGAGGACTGTAATTACCAGCAAGCTCCCAACAGTAGCCTTGAGATTCCTCCCTCCACTGTTGACCTGCAAATACAGGAGCAGTGTGAGAAGGTGGAGCAGGACTCTGAGGCAGAACCTTCTTCTGATG ATCAAACCTCTGTAGCGAACATCTCCTGCACTATTAGGGATTATGATTACCAGCAAGCTCCTAACAGCCTTGAGGTTCCCCCCTCCACTGTTGACCTGCAAATCCAGCAGGAGGAAGAACCTTCTACTGATG ATCAAACTTCAGTGGAGACCACATGTAGTGAAGAGAGTTATGGTCCCCAGAACACTCCCAACTATAGCCTTGAGATTCCTTCCTCCGGGGTTGACCAGCAAATCCAGGAGGTTCCAGTTGATCTGTCAGAAGAAGAAACTGTGTGCCCTCTGGCAGAAGACCCAAACCAGAATGTGGTTTTGATTATTGGGA ACATGTGCTTGACCTACAACATGGGCGAGCTACTGGGAGAAGGAGGATTCGGTGCAGTATATACTGGTGTTCGTGCCAATGATGGTCTTCCG GTGGCAATCAAGTTTGCCAGAAAAGCGGAGGGCATGGAATATATCTATGTT CCTGGCCTTCCAGAACTTGTACCTCTAGAAATCGGCCTGACACTCCTGGCAAATAAGGGTCCCAGCTCCCCCAACATAATTGAGCTGCTGGATTGGCAGGAACTTCCCGACCATTATGTAATGGTCCTGCAGCGCCCTTCACCATGCCAGAGTCTGTTCAAGCTTTTGGAGAGCTGTGGAAACATCTTCGAGGAAATGTTTGCACGGCATGTGATGCAGCAGGTAATCGAGGCAGCTGAGACCTGCTGCAGACGTGGAGTCCTCCACAGAGATATCAAGTTGGAGAACTTGTTAATAAACACAGACACCATGGATGTCACCCTCATTGACTTCGGCTGCGGGAACCTGTTTCACGAAACAGAGTACCACAGCTTTAGTG GCACAGAGATGTACTGCCCTCCTGAATTTTTTGAAACGGGCAAGTATTATGCACGGCCAGCAACTGTGTTTTCACTTGGAGTGCTGCTGTACACTATGGTGTGCGGATATATGCCGGACCACACTGATCTGGAAAAGATACAGCACTGGCTGTGGTATCTGCCATCCTTGTCAAGTG AATGCAGCCATTTGATAAATGCCTGTCTACATCCTGATCCCAGAGAGAGGATACCTCTAGAGCAGATTCTCCTCCACGACTGGTTTACGGTACCTAAGATCCACAAAACCT ATCTGATCATAAGTCGTGGAGCTGAGAGCACCCTGTCCTGGCCATGCAGGAAGTGA